Proteins encoded within one genomic window of Methanosarcina barkeri str. Wiesmoor:
- a CDS encoding DUF2173 family protein, whose product MIAQECNLSLDELLKFDGVMAAGIFSPEGKLVEYKSRDEMPKEMAEMTAKFCGAVNLMFDALASAYTQLYKMNWVPQQNWMYSGGDWTVMISGTRGVFVEKSKADLKKLFTALGMC is encoded by the coding sequence ATGATTGCACAGGAATGCAATTTATCGTTAGATGAACTTCTGAAGTTTGATGGGGTAATGGCAGCCGGGATTTTCAGTCCCGAAGGAAAGCTTGTGGAGTATAAGTCCAGGGATGAAATGCCAAAAGAAATGGCTGAGATGACCGCCAAGTTTTGCGGAGCCGTGAACCTGATGTTCGATGCTCTGGCCAGTGCTTACACGCAACTCTACAAGATGAACTGGGTACCTCAGCAAAACTGGATGTACAGCGGCGGCGACTGGACTGTTATGATCTCGGGAACGAGAGGGGTTTTTGTTGAGAAGTCAAAGGCAGATTTAAAGAAGCTCTTTACGGCCCTGGGAATGTGTTAA
- the queD gene encoding 6-carboxytetrahydropterin synthase QueD — MFELKVVTHFAAAHQLKMVAKKCENLHGHNWKVEVCVAGEKLNEAGVLVDFGELKQKVSEIVTRLDHNFLNELEYFNDSNPPSSENIAQYIATSLQTMLKDPEIRVTSVTAW, encoded by the coding sequence ATGTTTGAGTTAAAAGTTGTTACCCATTTTGCAGCAGCCCATCAGCTTAAAATGGTGGCCAAAAAGTGTGAAAACCTTCACGGACACAACTGGAAGGTTGAAGTTTGTGTAGCTGGAGAAAAACTCAATGAAGCCGGAGTACTGGTGGACTTTGGAGAATTAAAACAGAAAGTATCCGAAATCGTGACAAGATTGGATCACAACTTTTTAAATGAGCTTGAATACTTTAATGACAGCAATCCACCATCTTCGGAAAACATTGCCCAGTACATCGCAACTTCTCTCCAAACCATGCTAAAAGATCCAGAAATCAGGGTTACCAGTGTCACAGCCTGGTAA
- a CDS encoding TIGR00374 family protein, with amino-acid sequence MSIGRNEGKSGKKSENDVHRSLLSPPPMVLKVGRYVPTLILIGLAVNLILPQLASVEASAHVIETMIPWAVLLAALGQGVSYLGAGYLINSIAARVNQTIPILKGAIITLAASSIGMLAGGPFGNAAATYRWVRKYGISAEGAGLAGTLPNIFNNMILTVLAISGILHLLFTHKLSSVQFFAFILILTLLGLGFAAVHWGLKNRKAFTLIVVRIAAYFARLLHKSYKPAPTKASVSRIFTALDTLSNGGWQRPLLGSVIFTSFDMLTLYFFFIAAGFPVGFEVLVVGYGLPILLGKIAFLLPGGIGVVESSMAALYTGLGVPGSIAVVVVLSYRVFSFWIPTIIGFPLAFYLQRT; translated from the coding sequence ATGAGTATAGGCCGGAACGAAGGTAAATCAGGGAAAAAAAGTGAGAACGATGTCCACAGAAGTCTGCTATCTCCCCCACCTATGGTATTAAAAGTAGGCCGCTACGTCCCAACGCTTATCCTTATAGGGCTGGCTGTTAACCTTATTCTTCCACAACTTGCTTCGGTTGAAGCATCTGCGCATGTTATCGAGACAATGATTCCATGGGCTGTGCTACTGGCTGCCCTTGGCCAGGGTGTCAGTTACCTGGGAGCGGGTTACCTTATAAATTCTATCGCAGCAAGAGTAAACCAGACTATCCCGATATTAAAAGGAGCTATAATAACGCTCGCAGCTTCAAGTATAGGCATGCTGGCAGGAGGTCCTTTCGGGAATGCTGCAGCGACATATCGATGGGTACGGAAATATGGCATTAGTGCCGAAGGTGCAGGGCTTGCGGGCACCCTGCCCAATATTTTCAACAATATGATCTTGACAGTGCTGGCTATATCCGGAATTCTTCATCTTCTGTTTACTCACAAACTTTCTTCGGTGCAGTTTTTTGCTTTTATTCTAATCCTCACCTTACTTGGCCTGGGCTTTGCAGCAGTACACTGGGGCTTAAAAAACAGAAAAGCTTTCACACTTATTGTTGTCAGGATAGCGGCTTACTTTGCCCGGCTCTTGCATAAATCCTACAAACCTGCTCCAACCAAAGCTTCAGTAAGCCGGATTTTTACAGCTCTTGATACTTTAAGCAACGGAGGTTGGCAACGCCCGCTTCTTGGGTCTGTGATTTTTACGAGTTTTGATATGCTGACCCTTTATTTCTTCTTCATAGCCGCAGGGTTTCCTGTAGGGTTTGAGGTCCTGGTCGTTGGATATGGGCTCCCTATTCTCTTAGGAAAAATAGCTTTTCTCTTGCCAGGCGGAATAGGCGTTGTGGAGAGTTCGATGGCTGCTCTCTATACAGGCCTGGGAGTGCCTGGCTCAATTGCTGTTGTTGTTGTACTCAGCTACCGGGTATTTTCTTTCTGGATTCCAACAATAATAGGGTTTCCACTAGCGTTTTATCTGCAGAGAACGTGA
- a CDS encoding DUF1294 domain-containing protein: protein MTETVYLLFPIIYALINAASYALYGIDKFKARKNKWRISEQSLLLVSFFGPIGALLGMQQFRHKTQKPIFRFLVPTFVGIHILLVLWINL, encoded by the coding sequence ATGACAGAGACTGTATATCTTCTTTTTCCTATTATTTATGCTCTTATTAATGCAGCTTCATATGCTCTGTATGGAATTGATAAATTCAAGGCAAGAAAGAATAAATGGAGAATTTCAGAACAGAGCCTGTTGCTAGTTTCTTTCTTCGGACCAATCGGTGCACTCCTCGGAATGCAGCAATTCAGGCACAAGACCCAGAAACCGATCTTTAGATTCCTGGTGCCTACGTTTGTAGGAATTCATATCCTTTTAGTGCTCTGGATCAATCTCTAA